The following proteins are co-located in the Microbacterium immunditiarum genome:
- a CDS encoding helix-turn-helix domain-containing protein: protein MTLLHPDDDPVVVGANWYRFTSGEQIVNPHVLSVSFIWIVSGGGEIRAGGQSWTVEGQHVVRLPWHHHVEYQANRRGPFHIGTLHVVPRYDRSAPVIPRVAHLPGDPLLDDPARHGDAAAFRPGLSTMRNAAARRITEFGTIAIERLGEGAFDEEYFRALGRLILFENAAWADSHSQQTAVPGSLELMMTFIRHHIAEPLTVARVAEAARCSETTAQRLFTRHTGESMQAWIRHVRMREAGSLLRTTGMRVSEVAQLVGYPDPLYFSRAFRRAYGVAPTQFARDTVRP from the coding sequence GTGACGCTGTTGCACCCCGACGACGACCCCGTGGTCGTCGGGGCGAACTGGTACCGCTTCACCTCGGGCGAGCAGATCGTGAACCCGCACGTGCTGAGCGTCTCGTTCATCTGGATCGTGAGCGGCGGCGGTGAGATCCGCGCCGGCGGGCAGAGCTGGACGGTCGAAGGGCAGCACGTCGTGCGGCTGCCGTGGCACCATCACGTCGAGTACCAGGCCAATCGGCGCGGGCCGTTCCATATTGGCACCCTGCACGTCGTGCCCCGCTACGACCGTTCGGCGCCCGTCATCCCGCGGGTCGCCCATCTCCCGGGCGACCCGCTGCTCGACGACCCGGCGAGGCATGGCGACGCCGCGGCGTTCCGCCCAGGGCTGTCGACCATGCGGAACGCCGCGGCCCGACGCATCACCGAGTTCGGCACCATCGCGATCGAGCGGCTCGGCGAGGGCGCCTTCGATGAAGAGTACTTCCGGGCGCTCGGCCGGCTCATCCTGTTCGAGAACGCCGCCTGGGCCGACAGCCACTCGCAGCAGACCGCGGTGCCCGGCTCGCTCGAGCTCATGATGACGTTCATCCGCCATCACATCGCCGAGCCGCTGACCGTCGCCCGGGTCGCCGAGGCCGCCAGGTGCAGCGAGACGACCGCGCAGCGGTTGTTCACCCGACACACCGGTGAGTCCATGCAGGCGTGGATCCGACACGTCCGCATGCGCGAGGCCGGCAGCCTTCTGCGCACCACCGGCATGAGGGTGAGCGAAGTGGCGCAGCTCGTCGGTTACCCCGACCCGCTCTACTTCTCGCGTGCGTTCCGGCGGGCGTACGGGGTCGCGCCCACCCAGTTCGCCCGCGACACCGTACGGCCGTGA